In a genomic window of Temnothorax longispinosus isolate EJ_2023e unplaced genomic scaffold, Tlon_JGU_v1 HiC_scaffold_97, whole genome shotgun sequence:
- the LOC139825118 gene encoding uncharacterized protein codes for MKLEAHTVECRKVNKCAIRLPSEDNKWLSFKNHSRKERLPFVVYADLECVLQKTQPDTEHASYAYQHHRVCSIAYYVHCSYDETLSTYRFRRDNDCVAWFVEELNGLAHRVKNILSDIVCMVDLTRDEWETFHSATKCHICEQQFAPDDNKVRDHCHLTGRYRGPAHSTCNLNYKDSHFIPVIFHNLSGYDAHFIIKEIAAAFEGKIDVLPITKEKYISFTKHVKDTAEKSDWRNDIKLRFIDSYKFLSASLAKLASFLDNDKLKIIRSKFSTLSDDDFKLLTRKGVFPYEYVDSDEKLEDTCLPPRDSFYSSLTGETVSESDYAHAANVWQRFSVQTLGEYSDLYLKTDVLLLADVFENFRDSCVASYGLDPAYYYTLPGFTWDAMLKHTRINFELLTDVDMVMFVERGIRGGLSQCSGRYAKANNKYMESYDSSKPSSYLMYFDVNNLYGWAMCKPLPYAEFRWVEDASNFDVNAIALDSPTGYILEVDLEYPQDKHDAHADLPFCPMRDKPPGKRQDKLLATLHDKERYVIHYRNLQQCMRHGLRVTKIHRVLQFAQSEWLRSYIELNTKFRTQAKNEFEKTLYKLMNNAVFGKTMENVRNHVDVKLVTTWKGRYGAEAMIARPNFHSSSVFSENLVAIELRKLEVKFDKPIYVGMCILDLSKVCLYEFHHEYMSPLYRDSCRIMYTDTDSLIYHIKCDDAYENMKHDIARFDTSDYAVDNAYDMPLVNKKVPGLMKDENNGAIMTEFVGLRAKMYALRVDGKKDCKKAKGVKSNVIARTITFDDYTRCLNDEIEMTRPQSCIRSKMHEVYTISETKIALSPYDDKRYIVPDSTDTLPWGHYRI; via the coding sequence ATGAAATTGGAAGCCCACACCGTGGAATGTCGAAAGGTAAACAAATGCGCAATCCGACTACCGAGCGAGGACAACAAGTGGCTCAGCTTCAAGAACCACAGCAGGAAAGAGCGACTTCCCTTCGTGGTGTACGCCGATCTGGAGTGCGTGCTGCAGAAGACACAACCGGATACGGAACACGCGTCATACGCCTATCAACATCATCGAGTATGTAGTATAGCATACTACGTACATTGTTCGTACGACGAAACGTTATCGACGTAtcgatttcgtcgcgataacgaCTGTGTCGCGTGGTTCGTCGAGGAACTCAACGGATTGGCGCATCGCGTAAAAAACATCTTGTCCGACATTGTATGCATGGTAGACctaacgcgagacgagtgggagACATTTCACAGCGCGACGAAATGTCATATATGCGAACAACAATTCGCGCCTGATGATAATAAAGTGCGCGATCATTGCCACCTGACCGGGCGGTACAGAGGTCCAGCACACTCGACGTGCAATCTGAATTATAAGGATTCTCACTTCATCCCagtaatatttcacaatctGTCGGGCTATGACGCGCACTTTATTATCAAGGAGATAGCTGCCGCGTTCGAAGGCAAGATCGATGTACTGCCTATAACAAAGGAAAAGTACATCTCATTTACTAAACACGTGAAAGACACCGCGGAAAAATCTGATTGGCGAAACGATATAAAGTTAAGATTTATCGACTCGTACAAATTTCTTAGCGCGAGTCTCGCAAAATTGGCATCCTTCCtagataatgataaattaaaaattatacgatcaAAATTTTCCACGTTATCCGACGACGATTTCAAATTATTGACGCGAAAAGGTGTCTTTCCATACGAATATGTGGACAGCGACGAAAAGCTGGAGGATACGTGTTTACCGCCGCGCGATTCATTTTACAGTTCCTTGACCGGTGAAACtgtatccgagagcgattacgcgcacgccgcGAACGTATGGCAGCGATTCTCCGTTCAAACCCTGGGCGAATACAGCGATCTATACCTGAAAACCgatgtcttgctgttggccgacgtgtttgaaaatttccgCGACAGCTGCGTCGCGAGTTACGGACTTGATCCCGCGTACTACTACACTTTACCAGGCTTTACGTGGGATGCCATGTTGAAACATACGCGTATCAATTTTGAACTGCTGACCGACGTTGACATGGTCATGTTTGTCGAACGTGGTATACGCGGCGGGCTGAGTCAATGTTCCGGCAGATACGCGAAGGCCAACAACAAGTATATGGAGTCGTACGATTCAtcgaaaccgtcgtcgtacctAATGTACTTCGATGTCAACAACTTGTACGGCTGGGCGATGTGTAAGCCACTGCCCTACGCGGAGTTTCGATGGGTCGAAGACGCGTCAAATTTCGACGTTAACGCGATCGCTTTGGATTCGCCTACGGGCTATATTCTCGAGGTCGATCTCGAGTATCCGCAGGATAAACATGACGCGCACGCtgacctaccgttctgtccgatGCGCGATAAACCGCCCGGCAAACGGCAGGACAAACTTCTCGCCACGCTGCACGATAAGGAGCGTTATGTCATCCATTATCGCAATCTGCAACAGTGCATGCGTCATGGCCTTCGCGTCACTAAAATACATCGCGTATTGCAATTCGCTCAATCTGAGTGGCTCCGCTCTTACATCGAACTCAATACAAAATTCAGGACACAAGCCAAAAATGAGTtcgaaaaaacattatataaattaatgaataacgcTGTTTTTGGAAAAACAATGGAGAATGTACGAAACCACGTCGATGTAAAATTAGTGACGACGTGGAAGGgtagatacggcgcggaggcaATGATCGCGCGACCGAATTTTCACAGCAGTAGCGTGTTTTCAGAAAATCTGGTAGCCATTGAACTGCGCAAACTCGAGGTGAAATTCGACAAACCGATCTACGTCGGCATGTGCATTCTCGACTTGTCGAAGGTGTGCCTGTACGAATTTCACCACGAATACATGTCTCCCCTGTACCGCGACTCGTGTAGAATCATGTATACCGACACGGACAGTTTGATTTATCATATCAAGTGCGACGACGCGTACGAGAACATGAAACATGATATAGCCCGGTTCGACACAAGTGACTATGCGGTAGATAACGCTTATGATATGCCTctcgtcaataaaaaagtgcCGGGCCTGATGAAGGATGAAAACAATGGGGCCATTATGACCGAATTCGTTGGACTTAGGGCGAAAATGTACGCCTTGCGAGTCGATGGcaaaaaagattgtaaaaaaGCGAAAGGTGTCAAAAGTAACGTCATCGCGCGCACCATCACATTCGACGACTACACGCGGTGTCTGAACGATGAGATCGAAATGACTCGACCGCAGTCGTGCATACGATCGAAAATGCACGAAGTGTACACTATTAGCGAGACGAAAATCGCTCTGAGTCCGTACGACGATAAGCGATATATCGTGCCGGATTCGACCGATACGTTGCCGTGGGGACATTACCGAATATAa